The Nymphalis io chromosome 14, ilAglIoxx1.1, whole genome shotgun sequence genome has a segment encoding these proteins:
- the LOC126773259 gene encoding kynureninase-like — MDKQFQDGSNYPIFLDNNDSLGHFRQRFYLKKNSIYMCGNSLGLASKDAEESILNVLDMWKEEGIKIWNVEENKYHLYSIHLAILMAEMVGVDGDEIAVTACTTVNIHQAVSTLYKPTNDRYKILVDDINFPTDRYAIESQVKLRGYEIEDAVKIVKCKGKFIDEDDVIEAMTPDVALILLPTVYYRSAQILDMKKISEAAKKRNIIIGWDLSHAVGSVDVNLKELDIDFAVWCTYKYLNGGPGSTASLYINRKHFHQVPGLAGWHGNKAETQFKLLQKFEHRHDATGWQIGTPHLLSMAGLEGSLKLFLEAGLKNIRKKSLHITAYLMFLVDTKLSGYGFTIGNPRDDERRGGHVCLEHDESYRISLALKARGVVPDFRDPNVIRLSPTALYTSYEEVYRLVDILLDIVRNESYKEISDARNMVV, encoded by the coding sequence ATGGACAAGCAATTTCAAGATGGAAGTAATTATCCAATATTCTTGGACAACAACGATAGTCTGGGGCATTTTCGACAGCGGTTTTACTTGAAGAAGAACAGCATTTACATGTGCGGGAACTCGTTGGGACTAGCATCAAAGGACGCAGAAGAATCTATACTAAACGTTTTGGATATGTGGAAAGAAGAAGGCATCAAAATTTGGAATGTAGAAGAGAACAAATACCATCTATATTCAATACATTTAGCCATACTAATGGCGGAGATGGTGGGCGTCGACGGTGATGAAATAGCCGTGACTGCTTGCACTACCGTTAATATTCACCAAGCGGTTAGCACATTGTACAAACCAACTAACGATAGATACAAAATACTTGTAGACGATATCAATTTTCCTACCGATCGATACGCCATTGAAAGCCAAGTCAAATTAAGAGGATACGAAATAGAGGATGcagttaaaattgttaaatgcaAAGGAAAATTTATCGACGAGGACGATGTTATCGAAGCAATGACTCCAGACGTTGCATTGATCTTGTTGCCGACAGTATACTACAGATCAGCGCAAATTTTAGATATGAAAAAGATAAGTGAAGCGGCCAAGAAAAGGAATATCATTATAGGATGGGACTTAAGTCATGCTGTTGGCTCCGTCGACGTCAACTTAAAAGAATTGGATATAGATTTTGCTGTTTGGTGCACGTATAAATATCTGAACGGTGGTCCAGGTTCGACAGCAAGCTTATACATAAACAGGAAACACTTCCATCAGGTCCCAGGTCTGGCTGGTTGGCATGGTAACAAGGCAGAGACCCAATTCAAATTACTCCAAAAATTCGAGCACAGACACGACGCCACTGGTTGGCAGATTGGAACACCGCACCTTTTATCGATGGCAGGACTCGAGGGCTCCTTGAAATTGTTCCTAGAAGCTGGTCTGAAGAATATTAGGAAGAAATCTCTCCACATCACCGCGTACTTGATGTTTCTAGTAGACACCAAGTTATCTGGTTACGGGTTTACCATTGGTAACCCAAGGGACGACGAGAGGAGAGGGGGACACGTGTGTTTAGAACACGACGAGAGTTACAGGATCTCATTGGCGTTGAAGGCTCGAGGTGTCGTTCCAGATTTCAGAGATCCGAATGTCATTCGTTTGTCACCCACCGCCTTGTATACGAGTTACGAAGAGGTCTATAGATTGGTTGATATCTTACTGGACATCGTTCGGAATGAGTCTTATAAGGAGATTAGTGACGCAAGAAATATGgttgtttaa
- the LOC126773250 gene encoding uncharacterized protein LOC126773250, with translation MKKLFSILLIHVKKLSTSECYESVCWPKPSYGPMEVQRSEMLNGTKIVAAKTSGALMTACTIMFQAGSRYESSNFLGASHFLRAASSGSGCGFTAFSKLRVLQQHGAYLTCSSDRQSISYTLQCPLLYFSDLKYYLLDTAVRCCYHDWEISDRKSLVRGDLARIDPEQRVLDLIQKAFWAGPLANSVFCEDERIDQMSGDILNDYVKCNFKSSNCCVASVGVPFEETMKLAEMIDTQREKPKLKDHPPSRPRGGFEYYDLGSGSDTWIAVAIPSCGTDDLNNLFKHAIVMAACGVDNMQQGQHELDRIPQPPLGLMTGDDIYTNFRAFNISYAETGIFGIVAKTKSANANRNAFAVSEFLANVGDLNFTQIQDGKKRLKLSLALHEEDCVKVSEDLALQIANNSQIDSVQDSFTMIDMISLEEIKATATSLSSNCNQMAVAIVGDIGVVPTDQEIFKR, from the exons atgaagaaattattCTCCATACTTTTAATCCATGTAAAGAAGCTATCGACGAGCGAATGTTATGAATCGGTCTGCTGGCCCAAGCCCAGCTATGGACCGATGGAAGTACAAAGATCAGAGATGTTGAACGGTACAAAAATTGTCGCTGCAAAGACTTCCGGAGCATTGATGACAGCCTGTACTATTATGTTCCAG GCTGGTTCTCGATACGAGAGCTCCAACTTCCTTGGCGCTTCACACTTCCTCCGCGCAGCATCATCAGGATCCGGATGCGGTTTCACTGCCTTCTCTAAGTTACGAGTTCTACAACAACATGGCGCTTATTTGACTTGTTCCTCGGATAGACAATCTATTTCTTACACATTACAATGCCCGCTCCTATATTTTTCAGATCTCAAGTATTATCTTCTGGACACTGCTGTAag ATGTTGTTATCACGACTGGGAAATATCTGATCGAAAATCATTAGTGAGGGGCGATCTGGCTAGGATAGATCCAGAACAACGTGTTCTAGATTTGATTCAAAAAGCATTTTGGGCTGGACCTCTTGCGAATTCAGTTTTCTGTGAGGACGAAAGAATTGATCAAATGTCTGGAGATATATTGAATGACTACGTGAAGTGTAACTTTAAATCGAGTAACTGTTGTGTGGCGAGTGTAGGAGTGCCATTTGAAGAAACTATGAAGTTAGCGGAAATGATTGATACCCAAAGA GAAAAACCGAAATTAAAAGATCATCCCCCATCAAGACCTCGTGGGGGCTTCGAGTATTACGATCTAGGTTCTGGCAGCGATACATGGATAGCGGTGGCCATACCAAGTTGTGGAACAGatgatttaaa caatttatttaaacacgcAATCGTGATGGCGGCTTGCGGTGTGGACAACATGCAACAAGGACAACACGAGCTGGATCGAATCCCCCAACCACCACTCGGATTAATGACTGGGGATGATATTTACACTAATTTTAGAGCTTTCAACATTTCATACGCAGAAACTGGAATATTTG GCATTGTAGCTAAAACGAAATCAGCTAACGCCAACAGGAATGCTTTCGCTGTGTCAGAGTTTCTTGCGAATGTTGGTGATTTAAACTTTACACAGATCCAAGATGGAAAGAAGAGATTAA AACTAAGCCTCGCCCTTCATGAAGAGGACTGTGTAAAAGTATCAGAAGATCTCGCTTTACAGATAGCCAATAATTCACAGATAGATAGTGTACAGGATTCTTTCACCATGATCGACATGATTAGTCTTGAAGAAATTAAAGCTACGGCAACGTCTTTGTCATCGAATT GTAATCAAATGGCAGTGGCAATAGTGGGTGACATTGGTGTTGTGCCAACTgatcaagaaatatttaaacgataa
- the LOC126773265 gene encoding serine protease inhibitor 77Ba-like encodes MWVLLFIFSVTSCDAAEFSSRPTNVSLLLLHFTSEAIKGPVVLAPFGIWSLMAGVSFGATGDTKSEIFRAFLLLTDRKKFNEQYKNLTDVLFRESATGVEFSNTNYFFVDKDSFMLPDFRDMLTNDFNTKFMTIDFQDPISAADRANSIIKTLSPSATVFHSDDFKDSTIIMSNVMIFKGDWSSPFNKSNTVLELVNSFDGKRDNVNMMHMRAKVRSSHMDSMKATVTELPYGNDGKYCMLLLFPDPNVSIKEMYRNFERVTFKDIFAKLQGDDDEIGPKEIDVKLPRFVKRSKIILNKPLNDMGIYDAFDSNYATFARIARVPIFIDAIEHHAIVVVTESGTMAYGTTPGITAKFPTFKENKVLPPFSFFIIEKSTATVIFGGIF; translated from the coding sequence ATGTgggttttactttttattttttctgtcacATCGTGTGACGCTGCAGAGTTCAGCTCACGACCAACAAATGTCAGTCTGCTTCTATTACATTTCACGAGCGAAGCGATAAAAGGTCCAGTCGTTTTAGCACCTTTCGGGATATGGAGCTTGATGGCAGGCGTGTCATTTGGTGCCACCGGCGATACGAAAAGTGAAATCTTTAGAGCTTTTCTATTACTTACCGATAGAAAGAAATTCAACgaacaatataaaaacttaacggATGTGCTGTTCCGAGAAAGTGCGACTGGTGTGGAGTTTTCGAATACAAATTACTTCTTTGTTGATAAGGACTCCTTTATGCTTCCGGATTTTAGGGATATGTTAACGAACGATTTTAATACGAAATTCATGACTATCGACTTCCAAGACCCAATCTCAGCAGCCGATCGTGCGAATTCGATAATTAAAACTCTAAGTCCCTCAGCGACGGTATTTCATTCAGATGATTTTAAAGATTCAACGATTATTATGAGCAATGTTATGATTTTTAAAGGCGATTGGTCATCACCCTTTAACAAGTCAAATACCGTATTGGAATTGGTAAATTCTTTCGACGGTAAACGTGACAACGTGAACATGATGCATATGAGAGCGAAAGTACGCTCCAGCCACATGGATTCCATGAAGGCTACTGTGACGGAGTTGCCTTATGGAAATGACGGAAAATACTGTATGCTACTATTATTCCCCGACCCAAATGTCAGTATAAAAGAAATGTACAGGAACTTCGAAAGAGTTACTTTCAAGGATATATTTGCAAAGCTTCAGGGCGATGACGATGAAATCGGACCAAAAGAAATTGACGTAAAGTTACCAAGATTTGTAAAaagatcaaaaataatattgaataaaccaCTTAACGATATGGGCATATACGATGCATTCGATTCAAACTATGCTACATTTGCCAGGATAGCACGTGTGCCAATTTTTATAGACGCAATTGAACACCACGCTATCGTTGTAGTAACGGAATCTGGGACCATGGCGTATGGAACTACGCCGGGTATAACTGCGAAATTTCCCACTTTTAAGGAAAATAAGGTGTTGCcaccattttctttttttattatagaaaagtcAACAGCAACAGTGATTTTCGGCGGTATATTCTAG
- the LOC126773299 gene encoding uncharacterized protein LOC126773299 translates to MMNSLQNTVKYLRLINLKTALNTLKECRPAPTAVTTKLDLISKAKTINFSPHSIIFDIKDKPTQYKKQQDPLSYIPIVNPRSILPIIDTNWRKDEIELPAIHQEEKLAVRLIVIRRKKMKKHQRRKLWKRMRHRWARVKKNRRIKKEKIFQNELLAMIKQANAFSAEQYLASKLEKANHTPLPTRWRHKRLPNFIIRQLLGIDKKINYKHSDVYKA, encoded by the exons ATGATGAACTCGCTTCAGAACACCGTAAAAT aTTTACGGTTGATAAACTTAAAGACAGCTCTAAACACATTGAAAGAATGCAGACCTGCACCAACAGCGGTTACAACAAAATTGGATTTAATCTCCAAAGCGAAAACTATTAACTTCAGTCCACATAGCATCATTTTCGATATTAAGGACAAACCAACACAGTATAAAAAGCAGCAAGATCCCTTATCCTACATACCAATAGTAAACCCCCGGTCTATCCTACCCATAATTGACACAAACTGGAGAAAAGATGAAATTGAATTGCCAGCTATCCATCAAGAAGAGAAGCTAGCTGTACGTTTGATTGTCATTCGGAGGAAAAAGATGAAGAAGCACCAGAGAAGGAAGCTTTGGAAGAGGATGAGGCATCGCTGGGCAAGG GTAAAAAAGAATCGTCGTATCAAGAAGGAGAAGATCTTTCAAAATGAACTCTTGGCTATGATAAAGCAAGCAAATGCATTCTCTGCTGAGCAGTATTTAGCCAGTAAGTTGGAGAAAGCCAACCACACCCCGTTGCCAACTCGCTGGCGACACAAACGTCTCCCTAATTTCATCATCAGGCAACTTCTGgggattgataagaaaattaattacaaacatagTGATGTGTATAAAGCTTGA